The window TCGCTGTCTTGTCCGAAAAGAAAGTGATGTAGAATTCTCTGGTTGTTGGCAACGGAAAGAATATTGCTCTCGCTGGAATTGTATTGATTTAATAAACTGCGTTTGTATTGCCAGTCAATGTTTTTTTGTATTGGTTCAAAGTCGTGAAATACTTTATCAATGCCTTTGATAAACTTGTGCTTTCCGCTACCAATATGAATTATAGCGTAATCGTTTTTTACAAGAATGTCGGGAAATTTTGTTTTGTTGTCAAGTTTTGTAACATCAAACGGATTTCCAAAGCCAATTTTTTTGCAAACATCTTTCACCAAGTCATTATGAAAAACGAAATTGTTTTTGCGTTTGCAAATGGTAAAAAGTTTTTCAAGCACTTGGTCTTTTTTACTTTCTTTGGATGGTTTTTTAGCCATTGTAAAATTTTTAATTAGAACTTTTTTGAAAGCGTTTAATCGTCAAATCAATATATTCTTCACTTATATCAATCCCAATATATTTTCTATTACCAATAAACTTGCAAGCGATTCCAGTCGTTCCCCCACCATTGAAGGGGTCAAGCACAATGTCATTTTCTTTTGTGGAAGCAAGCACAATTCTTTTTAAGAGTGCAAGCGGTTTTTGTGTCGGATGTTTTCCAAATTCCTTTTCATCTTGTGTCGGTGTCGGGATTGACCAAACAGAACGCATTTGTTTGTCAGTCATTTTCAATTTGTCTTCTGGAAATTTTCCGTACTTCATTGATTCGTAATTGAAAGTGTTCCGTGTTTTTTTGTCTTTGCGTGCCCAAAGAAGTGTTTCGTGACTATGAGCGAAAGTAGTGCAAGCTAAATTCGGTGCTGCATTGGGTTTGAACCAAGCAATGTCATTAAGAATATGAAAATTTAATTTTTGCAGAAGAAAACCGCACTGATAAATACTGTGCTGTGTTCCAGTGATCCAAATTGTTCCTTCGGGCTTTAAAATTCTTTTACATTCTGAAATCCAAGTTTCGTGAAATTCTAAATCCGCTTCAAATCCTTTGCTCTTGTCCCATTTCCCTTTATTCACACTCACCATTTTCCCAGCATGGCAAGTCACACCGCCATTTGATAAATTATAAGGCGGGTCAGCGAAAATCATATTCACATAATTATCTGGAAATTTTAACATTACCTTTAAACAATTTTCAGTGTAGAGACAAAAATCATTCGTTTTAAAAACAGGTTTTATACTTTCTTGCGTTCCGTTTTTTGTAATGTATTTTACCAAATCATCAAACACCGAACTTGGTTCAATTGTTTTTACTGTATATTTTTTCATTTTTACTTTGCGTCCTTTCCGAAAATTTACAAATAGATAATACTATGATAAAAAAACTGTATCAATATAAAAATTAACCTGCCGATTTATCAGTGTATTTAAAAGTGGAAATACAGGTAAAGGGAGAAAAAGGGGACAGGCGAAAAAGCGGCGAAAAAGAAGAGGAAAAAGAGAATCATTCATTCTTGCTATGATGAGGAGGTGCCTTTTATATGATTATCAGATTTATTTTTGCCTAACAAATAAATTCAGCGGACGGCAAAAGACGCCACCGCTGATTTAGGTCCTTATGCCCCAACCAAGGGAGAGGACAAGATAAAGGGGACACCAATTAAAAGGCACCCTGTAAAGAGAAAAACCCTGGAGTTTCCTGGCTTTTTAGCCGAAGTTTAAGCGTAGTTGAAAATCTTCTCCGCTATTTGGTTTTATTTTTATGGCTGTCTTATCAGGAAAAAGCATGTTATATATGTCATCGAGATGAAGATAGGTCTTATATCAGATACTCATGACAATATGACCGCCATAAAAAAGGCAGTTGCATATTTTAACAAAGAAAGGGTAGATGCAGTAATCCATGCGGGCGATTTTGTTGCACCATTTGCAGCAGATGAGTTTAATAAACTGAACTGCCCGTTTATTGGAGTCTTTGGCAACAATGATGGCGAGGTCAAAGGACTTACCAATACCTTGAAAGGAAGAATCTATAAGCCTCCAAAGGAGATTATTCTCGGCGGTAAAAAGATTATAATTGTCCATGACATAAAGATTCTGCCAAAAAATATAGACGCTGATATTGTTGTGTATGGACATCTTCATAAACAAAAAAGCGAAATGATTGGCAAAACACTTTACATAAATCCTGGTGAGGCATGCGGCTGGCTTACAGGTTCAGGCACAATATCTCTACTTGACACAGATACAATGGAAGTAACGGATATCACCGCGCTCTAATCCAAAAAATAAGGCAAGAATAGCAAGACTGGGGTTTTAATTCCTAATTCGTAATTCCTAATTCGTAATTGTCTTTCCGTGTCCCGCCTTTCTCGCTTTTCTCTCATTTCTCAACTCCCTAAAAAATGCCCGCATGATATTTCTACACTCTTTTTCCATTACCCCTGATATAACCTCTATCCTGTGGTTTAATCTTCCGTCTTTAGAAATATCATAAATAGAACCGCATGCCCCTGCCTTTTTATCATAAGCGCCAAATACGAGTTTATTTACCCTTGCCAGCACCAATGCACCAATGCACATAAGACAGGGCTCTACTGTTGCATAAACAGTAACACCTGTAAGGCGCCATGCACCAAGTTTCCTTGAAGCCTTTTTTATGGCTATAATCTCAGCATGGAGTGTAGGGTCATTTTTTGTTTCCCTCAGATTATGCCCCTTTGCAATAACCTTGTTGTTATGCACAACAACACACCCTATAGGCACCTCTTCCTTTTTCTTTGCCTTTTCTGCCTCCTTTAAGGCAAGGGACATGAACTTATTGTGTTCCATATCTAGTTGCCTTTCTTCAAAAGACTTGTTGTAAAAAATGCGGTTAATATAAAAGACAGAGAGATAGCAGTTGCTGTTCCCGCCCCAAAATAGTTCATAATTACGGGACCAAGAAACGGTGCAGTAGCGCCACGTACCCCGCCGAAAACAACATGGACTGCCATGTATCTGGGGGTCTCTTTATGATGGGACATCCTTGTTATTACAATATATCCTATGAGTTCTATGGCAGCAAATGTGATACCTGCAATACATTGTGCAATTGCCAGAAACCAGATGTTGTATGTTAGAAGGTATATAAGCGGTATGAATGATGCCACAGCAAAAAAAAGTTTTAGGCAGTTGGATAAACTATGCCTGTCAAGAAACCTTCCCCAGAAAAAGAAGCCGGCAAGCCACATCCCTGAATACAATGCGCCAAACACCCCAGCAGTAATATTTGAGATATGCACTTTATCAACGAGTATGAGGGGATATAACGGCAGCCATAAAAGGAACCCAAATTCAAAGATGGAATAGATGATAATAAATTTCAGAAACCCCCTGTTTTTTAATGGCGCTGTCAGGTGTGAAATAGTTGCGAGCCTTTCCTTTTGCCTTTTCTCAAGCCTTACCTTTATCCTTCCGAATTCAAGTGCTGATAGTATGCCAAAGACAGCAGCAGCAGGGAAAATATATCTGTAATTGTATGTGGACTTCTCCAGTATCAATCCTGCGGCAATTGAGGATAGTATCCAAAAGGATGCGCTGCCTACCCGCACATAGCCCATGAGCCCGCCCCTTTCTTTATCAGGATAGTTTGTCTTCATAACAGAGGCATATGATGGGAATGGGATGGCTGTTATTACCATGAAGACAAATATTAGCAGTGTGTAGGGAAACGGGGTTGTGATAAAAAACATGGCGAAAAACACACCCCTGCCAACGACATTGGGCCATACCACATACCACACCCTGCCCTTGCCGAGTATATCCGCTGTCCAGAAAACTGCAAAGGCAGTTGCAATATATGGTGCGGCTGTGAGGAGAGAAATCTGTAATTCTGTTGCACCAATCTTCCTTCCGATTATTGCTATGAAGGGCAGAACACAGCCGCCAAATATGCCAAAAAGGGCTGCTGCCTTTATGTCATAATAAAATGTATGTCTGACCCGCAGTGGAAGTGCTTTTATCCTATTAAGCATATGCTGATACTATATATTATTTGGAAAATTAAGACAAAAAGTAATTGTAAACCTTGTTATCTGAATTTTGACATATAAAACCTTGACACACTTTTTTTCATATTATATAGTAAGCACTCACTTACTTATAACGCATTGTCTGAGATTATTTTTATGACTCCCGGAAAGATAAAGAGAATGACAAAAAAAGAAAGAATGCCCCTTATTGCAAATGCGGCAAGAGACCTGTTTGCCCAGAAGGGATTTAAAGGGACTACAACAAGGGAGATAGCAAGAAAGGCGGGCGTAAGTGAGGCTATTATATTTAAGTATTTTTCAAAAAAGGATGCCCTCTATTCTGCAATTATTGATTCAAGGTGTAATGACACAACAGGGCAGTCACGGCTCATGAAGGCACTTGAAGGAAAGAGCGGGAGAAATATATTTCGTGAGGTGGCAAGGTTTTTGATAACAGAAAATCAAAAAGACCCTTCTTTCTTAAGGCTGATACTGTTCAGTGCATTAGAGGGGCATGACCTTCTGGACATCTTTATGAAGACTAAAGGAATGGAATTTATAAGTTTTCTTGCAGGGCATATAAAATCGCTTACTGATACAGAGGCGGCAAAAGATATTGAACCGATTGTTGCTGCAAGGGCATTTATGGGCATGGTGCTTTATTACAGTATTTCCCAAGAGGTTTATGGACTCAAAAGATACTTTAAGATGCCGAATAAGAAGGTCATAGATACATTTATAGATATATTTTTTGAAGGCATTGAAAGGAGGCAGGCATGATAAAAAGTCAAAAGTCAAAAGTCAAAAGTCAAAAGTTTTTATTATTTTTACTGCTCACTGTTTACTGTTCACTGCTCACCCTTTCTCTTGCCTTTGCTGAAGAGAGGGTTATTACAATGCAGGAGGCTTATGATCTTGCCTTGACAACCCATGAATCAATAAAACTTGCTCAGGAGGACCTCCATCAGGCATATACGGGATTTGACAAAACACTTTCCAATATCCTGCCCACTGTAACAGCAGAGGCAGCGCACACCCAATATTCAAAAGACAAAACCTCTAATACCTCCACTATCCAGCCAGAAAATAGTTCAACACTTAGTCTAAAACTTTCTCAGCCGCTGTATTCAGGCGGCAAAGATAAAAGTGTAAGGAAACAGGCACGGAATAAGATAGGTTCTTTCAGAGAGGGGCTTGATCTTGCAAAAGAAGATATTGTGTACAATGTATCAGTGGCATACTACAATTTATTGAAGGCTGAAAGGGATATGGACATAAAAGAATCTGCACTTAAAAGGGCAGAGGAACAGACAAGGGTGGCAAAGGCAAGGTTTAAGGCAGGTGAGGTTGCGAAGGCAATTGTTTTAAGGGCGGAGGCAGAGGCGGCGGGCGCGGGTGCAGAACTTGCAAGGTCAAAGGCTGGACTTGATATTGCAAATACCCGACTTGCACGGCTGATAGGGATTGATGGCAATTTTAAGGTTACACCGCCTGCACCTCTGTCAGCGCCAAAAGATATTGAAAAACTCATTTTAACTGCCTTTGATAAAAGGAAGGATTATATTCGGATATCAATTGATGAGGAGATTGCAAAGGAAGGGGTTGCATATGCAAAGGGGAATTTCATGCCCAGTTTGAAGTTTGATGGAACATATTCCAGAAAAGACCAGGAACCTTCATCATCGTCTCTTAACAGAGAAAGCATATACGGTACTATCACCCTTACATTCCCATTTTTTGAGGGCTGGCTCAGAACATCAGAGATGAAGGAGGCAAAGAGCAAGGTGCGGCAGGCTGAACTCAAGAGACTGAATATGAAAAGGGATATTGAAAAAGATATTAGAGAGGCATTTTATAATGTTGACGCTGTTGCCTCTACAA of the Deltaproteobacteria bacterium genome contains:
- a CDS encoding MFS transporter, which translates into the protein MLNRIKALPLRVRHTFYYDIKAAALFGIFGGCVLPFIAIIGRKIGATELQISLLTAAPYIATAFAVFWTADILGKGRVWYVVWPNVVGRGVFFAMFFITTPFPYTLLIFVFMVITAIPFPSYASVMKTNYPDKERGGLMGYVRVGSASFWILSSIAAGLILEKSTYNYRYIFPAAAVFGILSALEFGRIKVRLEKRQKERLATISHLTAPLKNRGFLKFIIIYSIFEFGFLLWLPLYPLILVDKVHISNITAGVFGALYSGMWLAGFFFWGRFLDRHSLSNCLKLFFAVASFIPLIYLLTYNIWFLAIAQCIAGITFAAIELIGYIVITRMSHHKETPRYMAVHVVFGGVRGATAPFLGPVIMNYFGAGTATAISLSFILTAFFTTSLLKKGN
- a CDS encoding TolC family protein, coding for MIKSQKSKVKSQKFLLFLLLTVYCSLLTLSLAFAEERVITMQEAYDLALTTHESIKLAQEDLHQAYTGFDKTLSNILPTVTAEAAHTQYSKDKTSNTSTIQPENSSTLSLKLSQPLYSGGKDKSVRKQARNKIGSFREGLDLAKEDIVYNVSVAYYNLLKAERDMDIKESALKRAEEQTRVAKARFKAGEVAKAIVLRAEAEAAGAGAELARSKAGLDIANTRLARLIGIDGNFKVTPPAPLSAPKDIEKLILTAFDKRKDYIRISIDEEIAKEGVAYAKGNFMPSLKFDGTYSRKDQEPSSSSLNRESIYGTITLTFPFFEGWLRTSEMKEAKSKVRQAELKRLNMKRDIEKDIREAFYNVDAVASTIPPLEKQVLYAEENYKLVFKQFKYGLATNADVVDANSTLISAQKGLSNAVYDLQLAIIELQKKSGVLMEEVENQLSVLSYNKLPDK
- a CDS encoding TetR/AcrR family transcriptional regulator, translated to MTKKERMPLIANAARDLFAQKGFKGTTTREIARKAGVSEAIIFKYFSKKDALYSAIIDSRCNDTTGQSRLMKALEGKSGRNIFREVARFLITENQKDPSFLRLILFSALEGHDLLDIFMKTKGMEFISFLAGHIKSLTDTEAAKDIEPIVAARAFMGMVLYYSISQEVYGLKRYFKMPNKKVIDTFIDIFFEGIERRQA
- a CDS encoding metallophosphoesterase: MKIGLISDTHDNMTAIKKAVAYFNKERVDAVIHAGDFVAPFAADEFNKLNCPFIGVFGNNDGEVKGLTNTLKGRIYKPPKEIILGGKKIIIVHDIKILPKNIDADIVVYGHLHKQKSEMIGKTLYINPGEACGWLTGSGTISLLDTDTMEVTDITAL
- a CDS encoding site-specific DNA-methyltransferase, giving the protein MKKYTVKTIEPSSVFDDLVKYITKNGTQESIKPVFKTNDFCLYTENCLKVMLKFPDNYVNMIFADPPYNLSNGGVTCHAGKMVSVNKGKWDKSKGFEADLEFHETWISECKRILKPEGTIWITGTQHSIYQCGFLLQKLNFHILNDIAWFKPNAAPNLACTTFAHSHETLLWARKDKKTRNTFNYESMKYGKFPEDKLKMTDKQMRSVWSIPTPTQDEKEFGKHPTQKPLALLKRIVLASTKENDIVLDPFNGGGTTGIACKFIGNRKYIGIDISEEYIDLTIKRFQKSSN
- a CDS encoding nucleoside deaminase yields the protein MEHNKFMSLALKEAEKAKKKEEVPIGCVVVHNNKVIAKGHNLRETKNDPTLHAEIIAIKKASRKLGAWRLTGVTVYATVEPCLMCIGALVLARVNKLVFGAYDKKAGACGSIYDISKDGRLNHRIEVISGVMEKECRNIMRAFFRELRNERKARKAGHGKTITN